A single genomic interval of Sulfuricella sp. harbors:
- the nusG gene encoding transcription termination/antitermination protein NusG, with product MSKRWYVIHAYSGFEKSVQRALLERIERAGMQDKFGEILVPLEEVVEMKGGQKSISERKFFPGYVLAQMEMTDESWHLVKSTPKVTGFVGGSGNKPTPITDKEVEAILRQIQEGVEKPKPKVLFEVGEAVRVTEGPFNDFHGNVEEVNYDKNKLRVSVLIFGRATPVELDFGQVEKA from the coding sequence ATACACGCCTACTCGGGTTTCGAGAAGAGTGTGCAACGTGCATTGCTGGAGCGCATTGAGCGTGCAGGCATGCAGGACAAGTTTGGTGAGATTCTGGTGCCGCTGGAAGAAGTGGTGGAGATGAAGGGTGGGCAGAAATCCATCAGCGAGCGAAAGTTCTTCCCGGGCTACGTGCTGGCCCAGATGGAAATGACGGATGAGTCCTGGCACCTGGTTAAAAGTACACCCAAGGTAACCGGGTTCGTCGGTGGCAGCGGCAACAAGCCCACTCCGATTACGGATAAGGAAGTCGAAGCCATTCTGAGGCAGATTCAGGAGGGTGTGGAGAAGCCGAAACCCAAGGTGCTGTTCGAGGTGGGTGAAGCGGTCCGCGTTACAGAAGGTCCATTCAACGATTTCCACGGCAATGTGGAAGAGGTGAATTACGACAAGAACAAGTTGCGTGTGTCGGTGCTGATTTTTGGCCGTGCCACGCCGGTCGAGCTGGATTTCGGTCAGGTCGAGAAAGCATAA
- the rplK gene encoding 50S ribosomal protein L11 → MAKKIIGYIKLQVPAGKANPSPPIGPALGQRGLNIMEFCKAFNAATQGVEVGLPIPVVITAFADKSFTFIMKTPPASVLIKKASGVQKGSPRPHTDKVGKLTRAQAEEIAKTKMPDLTASDMDAAVRTIAGSARSMGIEVEGVV, encoded by the coding sequence GTGGCAAAGAAAATCATTGGCTACATCAAGCTGCAGGTTCCGGCCGGTAAGGCCAACCCCAGCCCCCCCATTGGCCCTGCTCTGGGTCAGCGTGGTCTGAACATCATGGAATTCTGCAAGGCATTTAACGCCGCAACTCAGGGCGTTGAAGTTGGTCTGCCGATTCCCGTGGTGATTACTGCTTTTGCGGACAAGAGCTTCACTTTCATCATGAAGACTCCGCCCGCAAGCGTGCTGATCAAGAAGGCATCGGGTGTGCAAAAGGGCAGCCCGCGTCCCCATACCGACAAGGTTGGCAAGCTGACGCGCGCCCAGGCGGAAGAGATCGCCAAAACCAAGATGCCGGATCTGACCGCATCCGACATGGATGCCGCCGTACGTACCATTGCTGGCAGTGCGCGCAGCATGGGTATTGAAGTTGAGGGGGTGGTGTAA
- the rplA gene encoding 50S ribosomal protein L1, translated as MAKISKRMKAIKGSVDRTKLYPLVDALTLVKKNATAKFDESVDVAVNLGIDARKSDQLVRGSVVLPRGTGKSVRVAVFAQGDNAKAALEAGADIVGFEDLAADVKAGKMDFDIVIATPDAMRVVGALGQILGPRGLMPNPKVGTVTPNVAEAVKNAKAGQVQYRTDKGGIVQCTIGRASFAEDALKENLLALVDALNKAKPAASKGVYLKRIAVSSTMGAGVRVDQSTLAA; from the coding sequence ATGGCAAAAATATCTAAAAGAATGAAAGCCATCAAGGGCTCTGTTGATCGCACCAAGCTTTACCCCTTGGTTGATGCACTGACCCTGGTGAAGAAAAACGCGACCGCAAAGTTTGACGAATCCGTGGATGTTGCCGTGAACCTGGGTATCGATGCGCGTAAATCCGACCAGTTGGTGCGTGGCTCGGTTGTGCTGCCACGCGGCACCGGCAAGAGCGTGCGCGTTGCTGTGTTTGCCCAGGGCGACAATGCCAAGGCCGCTCTGGAAGCGGGTGCGGATATCGTCGGATTTGAAGATCTGGCAGCAGATGTCAAGGCTGGCAAGATGGATTTTGATATTGTGATTGCGACGCCGGATGCCATGCGCGTGGTTGGCGCCCTGGGTCAGATTCTCGGGCCACGTGGTCTGATGCCAAACCCTAAAGTCGGTACGGTGACCCCGAATGTGGCAGAGGCAGTTAAAAATGCCAAGGCCGGTCAGGTTCAGTACCGCACCGACAAGGGCGGTATCGTGCAATGCACGATTGGCCGTGCTTCTTTTGCTGAAGATGCGCTCAAGGAAAATCTGCTGGCATTGGTAGACGCTTTGAACAAGGCCAAACCGGCCGCTTCGAAAGGTGTCTATCTGAAGAGAATCGCTGTCTCCAGCACCATGGGAGCGGGTGTCCGGGTGGATCAGTCCACACTGGCCGCATAA
- the rplJ gene encoding 50S ribosomal protein L10, whose translation MSLNLEDKKAVVAEVAEQIAKAQTVVLAEYNGIEVPNLTVLRSKARESGVYLRVVKNTLVRRAVADTQFAPLAEHMTGPLIYSISADPVAAAKVLNDFAKGNDKLVLKAGSYAGKVLDKAGVQALASIPSRDELLSKLLGVMKAPVSSFAGAMAAMAKQRETA comes from the coding sequence GTGAGTCTCAATCTGGAAGATAAAAAAGCCGTCGTTGCCGAGGTTGCGGAACAGATTGCCAAGGCTCAGACCGTAGTGCTGGCTGAGTACAATGGTATTGAAGTTCCCAATTTGACCGTACTGCGCAGTAAGGCCCGTGAATCGGGTGTGTATCTGCGTGTCGTGAAAAACACTCTCGTGCGTCGCGCTGTCGCAGACACCCAGTTCGCTCCTTTGGCTGAGCATATGACAGGTCCGCTGATCTATAGTATTTCGGCTGATCCGGTTGCTGCTGCCAAAGTGCTGAACGATTTTGCGAAGGGTAACGACAAGCTGGTACTGAAGGCGGGTTCTTATGCGGGCAAGGTATTGGACAAGGCAGGTGTGCAAGCACTGGCTTCCATTCCGAGCCGTGATGAGCTGCTGTCGAAACTGTTGGGCGTCATGAAGGCTCCTGTATCCAGCTTTGCTGGTGCAATGGCTGCTATGGCCAAACAGCGCGAAACCGCTTAA
- the rplL gene encoding 50S ribosomal protein L7/L12 has protein sequence MAVTAEDILEAVGAMTVMELNDLVKAFEEKFGVSAASMAMAAPGAGAAAVVEEKTEFDVILTGAGDNKVNTIKVVRTITGLGLKEAKDLVDGAPKAVKEGVSKADADAVAKQLIEAGATCEVK, from the coding sequence ATGGCTGTTACTGCAGAAGACATTCTTGAAGCCGTAGGCGCGATGACTGTAATGGAACTGAATGACCTGGTTAAGGCATTCGAAGAGAAATTCGGCGTTTCTGCTGCTTCCATGGCTATGGCTGCACCGGGTGCTGGTGCTGCTGCTGTTGTTGAAGAGAAAACCGAATTTGACGTCATCCTGACCGGAGCCGGCGACAACAAGGTTAACACCATCAAGGTGGTTCGCACTATCACCGGTCTGGGCCTGAAAGAAGCCAAGGATCTGGTTGATGGCGCTCCCAAGGCTGTCAAGGAAGGCGTTTCCAAGGCTGATGCTGACGCTGTTGCCAAACAGTTGATCGAAGCTGGCGCAACTTGCGAAGTCAAGTAA